One window of the Vigna radiata var. radiata cultivar VC1973A chromosome 1, Vradiata_ver6, whole genome shotgun sequence genome contains the following:
- the LOC106776147 gene encoding uncharacterized protein At5g39865 — translation MGCANSKPKGCQHCHCDAPYYSSVPRSFSVHVHHPPQSKGDSYHVVALTSTTLGSLDQEPHINHGSGLRFPSGKVIDSDSFRPHNDEEEDEEEEEKGKRQREEKTWSEMIEQMLPKAIMKTPISTPPCEPETINTWELMEGLEDTSPFRSPKHLKSFSFDVNFKGHVHDPPKPCGFVKNGNDSAKSICNQKSEEEEEGSNDCSGLKAAASDFDDPKVVVVSSSDESLQGNMARKGFSFSTEEEKKISNDDDDDVVVDLKATPFKKEKVVLYFTSLRGVRKTYEDSCHVRLILKGLGVRVDERDVSMHSGFKEELKELSGHGYGKGGLGLPRVFIGRNYIGGAEDIQQLHEDGKLEKLLDCCEKIKNNVDDEGVCEACGDVRFVPCETCYGSCKIYYEGYDDEEEEEDDGEIGEYGFQRCPDCNENGLIRCPICCY, via the coding sequence ATGGGTTGTGCTAATTCCAAGCCAAAGGGGTGTCAACATTGTCACTGCGACGCCCCTTACTATTCCTCTGTGCCTAGAAGCTTCTCAGTGCATGTACATCACCCTCCTCAAAGCAAAGGAGACAGTTACCATGTTGTGGCATTGACATCAACCACTCTAGGTTCTCTGGACCAGGAGCCTCACATCAATCATGGCAGTGGTTTAAGGTTTCCCAGTGGCAAGGTCATTGACAGTGACAGTTTCAGGCCACATAAtgatgaggaggaggatgaagaggaagaagaaaagggaaagaggcAGAGAGAGGAAAAGACATGGTCTGAAATGATTGAGCAAATGTTGCCAAAAGCAATTATGAAGACTCCAATCTCAACACCGCCTTGTGAGCCAGAGACTATCAACACGTGGGAACTGATGGAAGGCCTTGAAGACACAAGCCCTTTTAGATCACCGAAGCACCTCAAGAGTTTCTCTTTTGATGTTAATTTCAAAGGTCATGTTCATGATCCACCCAAGCCTTGTGGGTTCGTTAAGAATGGCAATGATTCAGCCAAATCAATATGCAATCAGAAGagtgaggaggaggaggagggatCAAATGATTGTTCAGGTCTCAAGGCTGCAGCTTCAGATTTTGATGATCCGAAAGTGGTTGTTGTTTCCTCATCAGATGAATCATTGCAAGGGAACATGGCCAGAAAGGGGTTTTCGTTTTCTACtgaggaagagaagaagatcagcaatgatgatgatgatgatgttgtggTGGATTTGAAGGCTACCCCATTTAAGAAGGAGAAGGTGGTGTTGTATTTCACGAGCCTGCGTGGTGTGAGAAAGACTTATGAGGATTCCTGCCATGTGAGGCTAATTCTGAAGGGGTTAGGAGTGAGGGTGGATGAGAGAGATGTCTCGATGCATTCAGGTTTCAAGGAGGAGCTCAAAGAGCTATCGGGTCATGGATATGGTAAGGGAGGATTAGGATTGCCAAGGGTGTTTATTGGGAGGAACTACATTGGTGGAGCAGAGGACATTCAACAACTGCATGAGGATGGAAAACTTGAGAAATTGCTTGATTGTTGTGAGAAGATTAAAAACAATGTTGATGACGAGGGAGTATGTGAGGCTTGTGGGGATGTAAGGTTTGTGCCATGTGAAACATGCTATGGAAGTTGTAAAATCTACTATGAAGgttatgatgatgaagaagaagaagaagatgatggtgagATTGGTGAGTATGGATTTCAGCGTTGCCCTGACTGCAATGAAAATGGACTGATCCGCTGCCCCATCTGCTGCTACTAG
- the LOC106766921 gene encoding transcription factor PRE5, which translates to MSSRRSRQQSASTRISDDQIIDLVSKLRQLVPEIRDRRSDKVSASKVLQETCNYIRSLHREVDDLSERLSQLLATIDADSPEAAIIRSLIN; encoded by the exons atgtcTAGCAGAAGGTCAAGGCAACAATCTGCATCAACAAGGATCTCAGATGACCAAATCATCGACCTTGTTTCAAAGTTGCGTCAACTTGTTCCTGAGATTCGTGATAGACGCTCTGATAAG GTATCAGCATCTAAGGTCCTACAAGAGACCTGTAACTACATCAGAAGCTTACACAGAGAAGTGGATGACTTGAGTGAAAGACTGTCTCAGTTGTTGGCCACAATTGATGCTGATAGTCCTGAAGCTGCTATAATTAGGAGCCTAATTAACTag